From a region of the Gemmatimonadota bacterium genome:
- a CDS encoding 3'(2'),5'-bisphosphate nucleotidase → MTLERELECALASVAAAASLCENVRRELVPDAITKEDRSPVTVADFGAQAIVCRFLSAMFPEDPVVGEEDSAALRAEGGARALAQVVEYAGRCICWKGTGGRCGCAGGPAPEDRRAVNAEDVTTWIDHGNGEVGSRYWTLDPIDGTKGFLRGDQYAVALALVVDGDVKVGVLGCPYLPREAGNADGARGVLFGAVRGEGAFVIDWDGPASAAGERTPIRVSEGGKADGFRMVESVEAAHGDHSLQATIAREAGITRDPVRMDSQAKYAAVARGEAALYLRLPSKRTPDYRENIWDHAAGAIVVEEAGGSVTDLFGKPLDFAIGKKMVDNRGVVVSNGPIHEVVLRELAAAVGK, encoded by the coding sequence ATGACCCTCGAACGCGAACTGGAATGCGCACTGGCGTCGGTCGCGGCGGCCGCTTCGCTTTGTGAAAATGTGCGCCGGGAACTCGTCCCGGACGCAATCACCAAGGAGGACCGAAGCCCCGTGACGGTGGCGGACTTCGGTGCGCAGGCGATCGTCTGCCGGTTCCTTTCGGCGATGTTCCCGGAGGACCCGGTCGTCGGCGAAGAAGACTCGGCCGCACTGCGAGCGGAGGGTGGGGCACGCGCGCTCGCGCAAGTGGTGGAGTACGCCGGGCGATGCATCTGCTGGAAGGGCACCGGCGGGCGATGCGGTTGCGCGGGCGGCCCCGCGCCGGAGGATCGGCGGGCGGTGAATGCGGAGGATGTCACCACCTGGATCGACCACGGGAATGGCGAGGTCGGTTCGCGGTACTGGACGCTGGATCCCATCGACGGCACGAAGGGTTTCCTGCGAGGCGACCAGTACGCGGTCGCCCTCGCGCTCGTGGTGGATGGCGATGTGAAGGTGGGCGTGCTCGGCTGCCCGTACCTCCCGCGTGAGGCGGGGAATGCGGACGGTGCCCGGGGTGTCCTCTTCGGCGCAGTGCGCGGAGAAGGCGCGTTCGTGATCGACTGGGACGGACCGGCAAGCGCGGCTGGAGAGCGCACCCCCATCCGCGTGTCTGAAGGCGGCAAGGCCGACGGGTTCCGCATGGTGGAGAGCGTCGAGGCCGCGCACGGCGACCATTCGTTGCAGGCGACGATCGCCCGTGAGGCGGGGATCACACGCGACCCGGTGCGCATGGACAGTCAGGCGAAGTACGCCGCCGTTGCGCGCGGGGAAGCGGCGCTCTACCTGCGCCTGCCGTCCAAGCGCACGCCGGACTACCGCGAGAACATCTGGGATCATGCGGCCGGGGCCATTGTCGTCGAGGAGGCGGGCGGGTCCGTCACGGATCTCTTCGGGAAGCCGCTGGACTTCGCCATCGGGAAGAAGATGGTCGACAATCGCGGAGTCGTCGTCTCCAACGGCCCCATCCATGAGGTCGTGCTCCGAGAACTGGCGGCAGCGGTCGGGAAGTAA
- a CDS encoding pitrilysin family protein — MSLRPFVILVSLALPAALAAAPAPDTPAIPHEFYTLDNGLEVILHEDHSTPIVGVNVWYHVGSKNERPGRSGFAHLFEHMMFQGSEHLDNEFFGPLQQVGGNLNGSTSEDRTNYWELLPSNHLERAIQMEADRLGWLPEAMTQEKLDNQREVVRNERRESEGRPYSEFWLNVNEYFYPAGHPYDHSVIGSHEDLEAASLDDVIDFFRTYYAPNNATLSIAGDFDPAQTKAWIEQYFGEIPPGPPITEVRQWVPQMRGEMRVALEGRVQLPRVYHLWHTPPAFSDSEANLDFAASILGSGRTSRLYLRLVDEMELAQDVQVGHWGQQVSSAFFCQITLRPGTDEAEVRAILDEEFARFAKKGPTGDELERAQFEKEAGFLRALQRIGSWGGKNDRLNRYNHHLGTPDYLALDMERYARTTRESVRDAFAEWIEGRDRLVMEIVPFGDYKAGPVAQVDRTTLPEGGPEPALELPELTRARLSNGLELVVMEQHELPLVQLRLVFRTGGADDPVRTDGLRLEGLGGLAADMLMEGAGRYDRLEFAEELERIGSQMWTSTDYDYRALCVSALRRHLDRSAEMLGMVLTDAAFPQARFDKLIRNRIVNLRRQKDNARTISRMVGRRVLYGKDHPYGCLGDGTVDGMEAMTLDAVRAHASEHFTPGNAVLLAAGDITAAELAGILEEHLVDWEGAAPERVVLSTPTARTQREVYLVDKPGDSQATVTVSHIGMTRTAPDWNRLSVANRVLGGFFSSRLNLNLREDKGYTYGARSRTTARRGPGLFSMGARVQAEVTAPAITEILSELAGVCGERAIEADELSLAKQSITRGYPAKFETNSEILRGLLQQIVYELPDDHMSAYPNEIRAVSLGEANTAARDHLHPERVAVIVIGDLDIIEDDIRALGLGPVHYLDIDGAPMPRETETSTP; from the coding sequence ATGTCTCTGCGCCCGTTCGTGATCCTCGTGTCTCTTGCGCTGCCCGCTGCTCTCGCCGCCGCACCCGCACCGGACACTCCCGCCATCCCCCACGAGTTCTACACGCTGGACAACGGCCTGGAGGTCATCCTCCACGAGGACCACTCCACGCCGATTGTCGGAGTGAATGTATGGTACCACGTCGGCTCAAAGAACGAACGCCCCGGGCGCTCCGGCTTTGCGCACCTCTTCGAGCACATGATGTTCCAGGGTTCGGAGCATCTCGACAACGAGTTCTTCGGCCCTCTTCAGCAAGTCGGCGGAAATCTGAACGGCTCCACCAGCGAAGACCGCACCAACTACTGGGAACTGCTCCCGTCGAACCACCTGGAACGCGCGATTCAGATGGAAGCGGATCGCCTCGGCTGGCTCCCGGAGGCGATGACGCAGGAGAAGCTCGACAACCAGCGCGAGGTCGTCCGGAACGAACGCCGCGAAAGCGAGGGGCGGCCCTACAGCGAATTCTGGCTCAATGTGAACGAGTACTTCTACCCGGCGGGGCACCCGTACGACCACTCGGTGATCGGCTCGCACGAGGATCTGGAGGCGGCATCGCTGGACGATGTCATCGACTTCTTCCGCACCTACTACGCGCCGAACAACGCCACTCTCTCGATCGCGGGGGACTTTGATCCGGCACAGACGAAAGCGTGGATCGAACAGTACTTCGGCGAAATCCCGCCCGGGCCGCCCATCACGGAAGTGCGCCAGTGGGTGCCGCAGATGCGCGGGGAGATGCGCGTGGCACTCGAGGGGCGCGTGCAACTCCCGCGCGTGTACCACCTGTGGCACACGCCGCCCGCATTCTCCGACAGCGAGGCGAATCTCGACTTCGCGGCCTCGATCCTGGGATCGGGGCGCACGAGCCGACTCTACCTGCGTCTGGTGGACGAAATGGAACTCGCGCAGGATGTGCAGGTGGGTCACTGGGGACAGCAGGTTTCGTCGGCGTTCTTCTGCCAGATTACGCTTCGGCCCGGAACGGACGAAGCCGAAGTACGCGCCATCCTCGACGAGGAGTTCGCGCGGTTCGCGAAAAAAGGCCCCACCGGCGACGAGCTTGAGCGAGCGCAGTTCGAGAAGGAAGCCGGGTTCCTGCGTGCCCTCCAGAGGATCGGCTCGTGGGGGGGGAAGAACGATCGCCTCAACCGCTACAACCATCACCTCGGCACGCCCGATTACCTCGCGCTGGACATGGAGCGCTATGCCCGAACCACGCGCGAGAGTGTTCGCGATGCCTTCGCGGAATGGATCGAGGGACGCGACCGCCTCGTGATGGAGATCGTTCCCTTCGGTGATTACAAGGCCGGTCCCGTGGCGCAGGTCGATCGCACGACGCTGCCTGAAGGCGGACCGGAACCCGCCCTTGAGCTGCCCGAACTCACTCGGGCGCGCCTGTCCAACGGGCTGGAGCTCGTCGTCATGGAGCAGCACGAACTCCCGCTTGTGCAACTGCGGCTGGTCTTCCGAACCGGCGGCGCAGACGACCCGGTTCGCACGGACGGCCTGAGACTGGAGGGGCTGGGCGGCCTCGCTGCCGATATGCTGATGGAAGGCGCGGGTCGCTACGACCGCCTGGAGTTCGCCGAAGAGCTGGAGCGCATCGGCTCGCAGATGTGGACGAGCACGGACTATGACTACCGCGCGCTCTGTGTCTCCGCGCTCCGGAGGCACCTCGACCGCTCGGCGGAGATGCTCGGCATGGTCCTGACCGATGCCGCCTTCCCACAGGCCCGCTTCGACAAGCTCATCCGCAATCGCATCGTGAACCTCCGCCGCCAGAAGGACAACGCGCGCACGATCTCGCGCATGGTCGGGCGGCGCGTTCTCTACGGAAAGGACCATCCCTACGGATGCCTCGGTGACGGAACCGTGGACGGAATGGAAGCCATGACGCTGGATGCCGTTCGCGCCCACGCGTCGGAACACTTCACGCCGGGGAATGCCGTTCTCCTGGCGGCGGGCGACATCACGGCCGCGGAACTCGCCGGGATTCTGGAGGAGCATCTCGTGGACTGGGAGGGAGCGGCGCCGGAGCGGGTGGTTCTGTCCACCCCGACCGCGCGTACGCAGCGCGAAGTGTATCTTGTCGACAAGCCGGGCGACTCGCAGGCGACCGTCACCGTCTCGCATATCGGAATGACGCGCACGGCACCGGACTGGAACCGGCTTTCCGTCGCGAACCGAGTGCTGGGCGGGTTCTTCTCCAGCCGACTGAATCTGAACCTGCGCGAAGACAAGGGCTACACCTACGGCGCACGATCCCGCACCACGGCGCGGCGCGGCCCGGGTCTGTTCTCCATGGGCGCACGCGTGCAGGCGGAAGTGACCGCGCCGGCGATCACCGAGATCCTCTCGGAGCTGGCCGGCGTCTGCGGGGAGCGCGCGATCGAAGCGGACGAACTGTCGCTCGCGAAGCAGTCCATCACACGCGGGTACCCCGCGAAGTTCGAGACAAACTCCGAAATCCTCCGGGGGCTTCTGCAACAGATCGTGTACGAACTCCCGGACGACCACATGTCCGCGTATCCGAATGAGATTCGCGCGGTGTCTCTCGGCGAAGCGAACACGGCCGCCCGCGACCATCTCCACCCGGAGCGTGTGGCGGTCATTGTCATCGGAGATCTCGACATCATCGAGGACGACATTCGCGCGCTGGGCCTTGGACCTGTTCACTATCTCGATATCGACGGGGCGCCCATGCCCCGGGAAACGGAGACTTCCACCCCATGA
- a CDS encoding FAD-dependent oxidoreductase, whose product MPRRQREPRPDVAVVGAGMAGALVAWRLVARGARVVLIEAGGRHGHAAGPGARRVPYLRALRGLPPWRTPEEAGELRASVETGLGGTTLVWDGFAQRLAPDDFRSRTLFGRFADWPIAASDLAPYYDDAEREIGLAGGPSGGLPAHPLAEADERFAAAITKLGGRAVALPNARASRPYRDRPACGGYAGCAACPTLAKYTAESHIVRALSTGRLELRTRDRVTSIETGDGRIDFLRTHDVSGNRRKVQADAFVLAAGSLVNASLLRALAVEENASPPPAIPWADHLLFEMEAFLDEAWMPGTTAFPVAGTDLFASRKERERGGAIGMVFGGTAATPAAGRIVGELFREDGRTGRDLAKGIRRHLRGRVAITVCVEPPQDAGRSLRPGTEAGALPELSGEWNDAARKAVRRGEDAARRVFRAMGAKRVRRAGSPRLAGSHTATAPMTASSAEVPFQTVGTDLRVPGAENLFAVSAGVLPSPGSVRPALTVAALALRVAKAVR is encoded by the coding sequence ATGCCGCGTCGCCAGCGGGAGCCGCGGCCCGATGTCGCGGTCGTCGGTGCGGGGATGGCGGGTGCGCTCGTCGCATGGCGACTGGTGGCGCGCGGCGCCCGCGTTGTGCTGATCGAAGCGGGGGGGCGGCACGGCCACGCGGCCGGACCCGGTGCGCGACGCGTTCCGTACCTGCGCGCGCTTCGCGGGCTGCCGCCATGGCGCACGCCGGAGGAGGCGGGGGAGTTGCGCGCCAGCGTGGAGACGGGCCTCGGTGGCACGACGCTCGTGTGGGACGGATTCGCGCAGCGCCTTGCGCCCGATGACTTCCGCTCGCGCACGCTTTTCGGGCGTTTCGCGGACTGGCCGATCGCCGCTTCCGATCTCGCGCCCTACTACGACGACGCGGAGCGTGAGATCGGCCTTGCGGGCGGGCCTTCCGGCGGGCTGCCCGCGCATCCCCTCGCGGAAGCGGACGAGCGCTTTGCCGCCGCCATCACGAAACTGGGCGGCCGCGCCGTCGCGCTCCCGAACGCGCGTGCGAGTCGCCCGTATCGCGACCGCCCCGCGTGCGGCGGGTACGCGGGGTGCGCCGCCTGCCCGACGCTTGCGAAATACACGGCGGAGTCGCACATCGTTCGCGCGCTTTCCACGGGCCGACTGGAACTGCGCACGCGAGACCGCGTCACCAGTATCGAAACCGGCGACGGCCGTATCGACTTCCTTCGAACGCACGATGTATCCGGGAACCGGCGCAAGGTCCAGGCCGACGCGTTTGTGCTGGCGGCGGGGAGCCTCGTGAACGCGTCGCTCCTGCGTGCGCTGGCCGTGGAGGAAAACGCATCGCCTCCGCCCGCCATTCCCTGGGCGGATCACCTGCTCTTCGAGATGGAGGCATTCCTGGACGAAGCATGGATGCCGGGCACCACGGCGTTTCCCGTGGCGGGGACGGACCTCTTCGCCTCGCGCAAGGAGCGGGAGCGAGGCGGGGCTATCGGGATGGTGTTCGGCGGGACGGCGGCGACGCCCGCGGCAGGAAGGATCGTCGGGGAGCTCTTTCGGGAGGACGGGCGCACCGGGAGGGATCTAGCGAAGGGAATCCGCCGACACCTTCGCGGGCGCGTGGCGATCACCGTGTGCGTGGAACCGCCACAGGACGCGGGGCGATCCCTGCGCCCGGGTACGGAAGCTGGCGCGCTCCCCGAACTGTCGGGCGAATGGAACGACGCCGCGCGGAAGGCCGTTCGCCGCGGTGAGGACGCGGCCCGGCGCGTATTCCGCGCGATGGGGGCGAAGCGCGTCCGCCGCGCTGGATCGCCACGCCTGGCCGGGAGCCACACCGCCACCGCGCCGATGACCGCTTCGTCCGCCGAAGTGCCGTTTCAGACCGTGGGCACCGACCTCCGGGTGCCGGGTGCGGAGAACCTCTTTGCGGTATCGGCGGGGGTGCTGCCATCGCCGGGGTCGGTCCGGCCCGCGCTGACCGTGGCCGCGCTGGCGCTGCGCGTCGCGAAGGCGGTCCGGTAG
- a CDS encoding 2-oxoacid:acceptor oxidoreductase family protein gives MSPPIENALFRHFDRHAKGEGLKGSSTHYCPGCGHGLIHKFLAEAITELDIQDRTIAISPVGCSVFLYYYFDVGNSQAAHGRAPAVGLGHKLANPNSIVVSYQGDGDLASIGLAEIMHAAQLGLPFTVVFVNNAIYGMTGGQMAPTTLPGQFSTTSPAGRGRMEGPPLRVAETIAGLDGPVFVERTALFSQKLRMRTKKAIKKALKLQVEGRGFSFVEVLAECPTHLKLSSTETEAWVEREMVPRYPPGILKDETREAWFDPPAPDFQPERVTEIVGATGTASPRFTDGFPEHLDAADVSLKLAGAGGDGAQTAALLIAKAAINESFDATHIPSYGPESRGGTSYADVHVGRTEVLSPGSPNPHILIAFNAPSLAKFGPTVRPGGVVIYDSSVVLEVPDFPDGIRLCPVPMTEIAISLGKAVVKNVVALGALQEATDLLHEESFLTAVRESLANKCAMIPMNEEAFGWGVKSVREEIHRLEGAR, from the coding sequence ATGAGCCCTCCCATCGAAAACGCCCTCTTCCGGCACTTTGATCGGCACGCCAAGGGCGAAGGCCTCAAGGGATCGTCCACGCACTACTGCCCCGGCTGCGGGCATGGTCTCATCCACAAGTTCCTCGCCGAGGCCATTACGGAACTGGACATTCAGGATCGGACCATTGCCATCTCGCCGGTGGGGTGCTCGGTCTTCCTGTACTACTACTTCGATGTCGGGAACTCACAGGCGGCGCACGGCCGCGCACCGGCCGTCGGACTGGGACACAAGCTCGCCAATCCCAACTCGATCGTGGTCAGCTATCAGGGCGACGGAGATCTCGCGTCGATCGGGCTGGCGGAGATCATGCACGCCGCGCAGCTTGGACTGCCCTTCACGGTGGTCTTCGTGAACAACGCCATCTACGGCATGACCGGCGGACAGATGGCCCCCACGACCCTCCCGGGGCAGTTCTCCACGACTTCCCCCGCGGGGCGCGGACGGATGGAAGGCCCGCCGCTTCGCGTGGCGGAGACCATCGCGGGGCTGGACGGCCCCGTATTCGTGGAGCGGACGGCTCTCTTCAGCCAGAAGCTCCGCATGCGCACGAAGAAGGCCATCAAGAAGGCGCTCAAACTCCAGGTGGAAGGCCGCGGCTTCTCCTTCGTGGAAGTGCTGGCGGAGTGCCCTACGCACCTGAAGCTCTCGTCCACGGAGACGGAAGCATGGGTCGAAAGAGAGATGGTCCCCCGATATCCCCCGGGCATCCTGAAGGACGAGACACGCGAAGCCTGGTTCGATCCGCCCGCGCCGGACTTTCAGCCGGAGCGTGTCACGGAGATCGTGGGCGCCACCGGCACCGCCTCGCCGCGCTTTACCGACGGCTTCCCGGAGCATCTGGATGCGGCGGATGTGTCGCTGAAACTCGCGGGGGCCGGAGGCGACGGGGCGCAGACAGCGGCGCTCCTGATTGCGAAAGCCGCCATCAACGAGAGCTTCGACGCGACGCACATTCCCAGCTACGGGCCGGAGTCGCGCGGGGGAACCTCGTATGCGGATGTTCATGTCGGCCGAACGGAAGTGCTCTCGCCCGGCTCGCCGAACCCGCACATTCTGATCGCGTTCAATGCGCCCAGCCTCGCGAAGTTCGGGCCAACCGTTCGCCCGGGGGGAGTGGTCATCTACGATTCCTCCGTCGTTCTGGAAGTCCCGGATTTCCCGGATGGCATCCGGCTCTGCCCGGTTCCCATGACGGAGATCGCCATCTCGCTCGGGAAGGCGGTCGTGAAGAATGTCGTCGCGCTCGGTGCGCTACAGGAAGCCACGGACCTTCTGCACGAAGAGTCCTTCCTGACGGCCGTGCGCGAGAGCCTCGCAAACAAGTGCGCCATGATCCCGATGAACGAAGAGGCATTCGGGTGGGGCGTGAAGTCCGTTCGCGAGGAGATCCACCGGCTGGAAGGCGCCCGCTAG
- the vorB gene encoding 3-methyl-2-oxobutanoate dehydrogenase subunit VorB, translated as MTGKAAARPKPTLLPQICKGCGRCIAACPKDCIEMGQEIHQESGLVPVVVDWDICNGCGVCISACPEPYGLVPNGFELQDPAKLLGETNGRPRPASIPDRRVPLPRCEPMVLKGNHAAALGAILAGCRHVFGYPITPSTEGAELMAALQPQLGGIFLQAISEIATVNHMYGCGGAGKPSLTFTSSPGFSLMLEGISYMVGSEVPAVFINVMRGGPGLGNIAPEQADIKLVCRGLGHGNTHAIVLAPTTPQQMLDYTMDAFRLAFKYRNPVVVVADGYLGQMTGKVDLPSEMVLPGIPDWAVWGDADHRGNLISSIYLDERDLETHNQHVSRKFGKMTAREQRADLYRADDAELLIIACTTPARMAKGAVERVRKEGHAVGLFHPITLWPFPIDALRETLGHVRDILVVEASDGQLEDELRLALSHADIHGVGIHHLRHMGGVLPQEDEITDKVHNILEVAR; from the coding sequence ATGACCGGTAAAGCTGCCGCAAGGCCCAAGCCCACGCTCCTGCCGCAGATCTGCAAGGGATGCGGGCGGTGCATCGCCGCGTGCCCCAAGGACTGCATCGAGATGGGCCAGGAGATTCATCAGGAGTCGGGACTGGTCCCGGTCGTTGTGGACTGGGACATCTGCAACGGATGCGGCGTGTGCATCTCCGCGTGCCCGGAGCCGTACGGGCTGGTGCCGAACGGATTCGAGCTTCAGGATCCGGCAAAGCTCCTCGGCGAAACCAACGGCCGCCCCCGGCCTGCGTCCATCCCTGACCGTCGCGTCCCGCTGCCCCGATGTGAACCGATGGTGCTCAAGGGCAATCACGCGGCGGCGCTCGGTGCCATTCTCGCCGGATGTCGGCATGTGTTCGGCTATCCCATCACGCCCTCCACCGAAGGCGCGGAACTCATGGCGGCACTTCAGCCGCAGCTGGGCGGGATCTTCCTTCAGGCCATCAGCGAAATCGCCACGGTCAACCACATGTACGGCTGCGGCGGCGCGGGAAAGCCCAGCCTGACCTTCACCAGTTCGCCCGGGTTCAGCCTCATGCTGGAGGGCATCTCCTACATGGTCGGCTCGGAAGTGCCTGCGGTGTTTATCAATGTGATGCGCGGCGGTCCCGGTCTGGGGAACATTGCGCCGGAGCAGGCGGACATCAAGCTCGTGTGCCGGGGGCTGGGGCACGGCAACACGCACGCCATCGTCCTGGCTCCGACCACCCCGCAGCAGATGCTCGACTACACCATGGACGCGTTCCGGCTGGCGTTCAAATACCGCAACCCGGTCGTGGTGGTGGCGGATGGCTATCTCGGGCAGATGACGGGCAAGGTGGACCTTCCCTCGGAGATGGTGCTTCCGGGCATCCCGGACTGGGCGGTCTGGGGAGACGCCGACCATCGCGGGAACCTCATCAGTTCCATCTATCTGGATGAACGGGATCTGGAGACGCACAACCAGCATGTCTCCAGGAAGTTCGGAAAGATGACAGCCCGGGAACAGCGCGCGGATCTCTACCGCGCGGACGATGCCGAGCTCCTGATCATCGCATGCACGACTCCGGCCCGCATGGCCAAGGGGGCGGTGGAACGGGTCCGCAAGGAAGGGCATGCGGTGGGTCTCTTCCACCCGATCACGCTCTGGCCCTTCCCGATCGACGCGCTCCGGGAGACGCTGGGACATGTCCGCGACATTCTGGTCGTGGAAGCCAGCGACGGCCAACTGGAGGATGAACTCCGCCTGGCGCTCAGTCATGCGGACATTCACGGCGTCGGCATTCATCACCTGCGGCACATGGGGGGTGTCCTGCCCCAGGAGGATGAAATCACGGACAAGGTTCACAACATTCTGGAGGTGGCCCGATGA
- a CDS encoding aldehyde dehydrogenase family protein produces MLRETWPLFVGGRAETPNTDLAVTDKFTGEVATRVALATPEDIDRGIAAAAGAATPMRRMAAFERKAVLDHCVARFTERAEELALGLCVEAGKPIRDSRGEVSRLIDTFRVAAEESVRIPGEVLPLDISPRARGYSGMWKRFPIGPCSFISPFNFPLNLAAHKVAPAIAAGCPFVLKPASLTPVGALIIGEVLAETDLPDGAFSILPCPRTGADLFTTDDRLKLLSFTGSQDVGWGLKARAGRKKVVLELGGNAACIVDEDTDLADAVERITIGAFYQSGQSCIGVQRVIVHESVLPEFRDRFVSAVKSLRMGDPKDPDTFIGPMISEKEAARLQGWIADAKDAGGRILCGGEREGAMVAPTLLESVPRDAEVVRREAFGPVAVLSSFANFDDALAEVNDSVFGLQAGVFTRDLYRARKAWETLEVGGVVIGDAPSWRVDHMPYGGVKESGLGREGIRFAIEDMTEIRLLIERSLPA; encoded by the coding sequence ATGCTGCGAGAGACATGGCCGCTCTTCGTGGGCGGCCGGGCGGAAACGCCGAACACGGATCTGGCCGTCACCGACAAGTTCACCGGAGAAGTCGCCACGCGCGTCGCGCTGGCCACGCCGGAAGACATCGACCGCGGAATCGCCGCAGCTGCCGGAGCCGCCACACCCATGCGCCGAATGGCGGCCTTCGAGCGAAAGGCGGTACTGGACCACTGCGTCGCCCGATTCACCGAGCGCGCGGAGGAACTGGCGCTGGGGCTCTGCGTGGAGGCGGGGAAACCCATCCGCGACTCCCGCGGAGAGGTCTCGCGCCTCATCGACACCTTCCGGGTGGCTGCGGAGGAGTCCGTCCGCATCCCCGGCGAAGTACTCCCGCTGGACATCAGCCCGCGGGCACGCGGCTACTCCGGAATGTGGAAGCGCTTTCCGATCGGACCGTGCTCGTTCATCAGCCCGTTCAACTTCCCGCTGAATCTCGCGGCGCACAAGGTCGCACCCGCCATCGCGGCCGGGTGCCCCTTCGTGCTGAAGCCCGCAAGCCTGACACCCGTGGGCGCGCTCATCATCGGCGAAGTCCTCGCGGAGACGGACCTTCCCGACGGCGCGTTCTCCATTCTCCCGTGCCCCCGGACCGGGGCGGACCTCTTCACCACGGACGATCGCCTCAAGCTCCTGAGCTTCACGGGATCGCAGGATGTCGGCTGGGGGCTCAAGGCACGCGCCGGACGGAAGAAGGTGGTACTGGAACTTGGAGGGAACGCGGCGTGCATCGTGGACGAGGACACGGACCTCGCGGACGCGGTGGAGCGCATCACGATCGGCGCGTTCTACCAGTCAGGACAGAGCTGTATCGGGGTGCAGCGCGTGATCGTCCACGAGTCGGTCCTTCCGGAGTTCCGCGACCGCTTTGTCAGCGCGGTGAAGTCGCTTCGCATGGGGGATCCGAAAGACCCGGACACCTTCATCGGCCCGATGATCTCGGAGAAGGAAGCCGCGCGCCTTCAAGGCTGGATTGCGGACGCGAAGGACGCGGGCGGACGCATCCTCTGCGGCGGAGAACGCGAGGGTGCCATGGTCGCCCCCACGCTTCTGGAGAGCGTCCCGCGCGATGCGGAGGTTGTGCGGCGCGAGGCCTTCGGCCCCGTGGCGGTGCTGTCCTCGTTCGCGAACTTCGACGACGCGCTCGCCGAGGTGAACGACAGTGTCTTCGGCCTGCAGGCAGGCGTCTTCACCCGAGACCTCTACCGCGCGCGCAAGGCCTGGGAGACGCTGGAAGTGGGTGGAGTCGTGATCGGTGACGCCCCGTCGTGGCGTGTGGACCACATGCCCTACGGCGGAGTCAAGGAGAGTGGCCTCGGGAGGGAGGGCATTCGCTTCGCCATCGAGGATATGACGGAGATCCGGCTCCTGATCGAGCGCTCGCTGCCTGCATGA
- a CDS encoding class I SAM-dependent methyltransferase: MDTTYELLDAGDGARLERFGAVATVRPAPAARASRLAPPDAWTAADAVYHPGDRGKGGAWEARGTLPDPWAVRSAGLRMRLRLAPSGQVGLFPEQEALRERIGALLHAQAAALGEPPRVLNLFAYTGGTTLAAAAAGARVAHVDAARGVVSWARENAALNALDSAPIRWIADDARRFVTREARRGRRYDAVLLDPPTFGRGTKGESWKIERDLPGLLEACASLLSGPQSLLLLTAHTTGWRAGRLSRSLRDAFSRLPIRVESGTMELAAVSGARLPAGCWAIARPGG; this comes from the coding sequence ATGGACACCACCTACGAACTGCTCGACGCCGGGGACGGTGCGCGTCTGGAGCGGTTCGGCGCGGTCGCGACGGTCCGTCCCGCACCCGCCGCACGAGCCTCCCGGCTGGCGCCGCCGGACGCATGGACAGCGGCCGACGCGGTCTACCACCCGGGAGATCGCGGGAAGGGAGGTGCGTGGGAGGCGCGGGGCACGCTGCCGGATCCGTGGGCCGTGCGGTCGGCCGGACTCCGGATGCGGCTTCGACTGGCTCCGTCCGGGCAGGTCGGTCTCTTCCCGGAGCAGGAGGCCCTTCGCGAACGCATCGGCGCCCTCCTCCACGCGCAGGCCGCCGCGCTCGGGGAGCCCCCGCGCGTGCTCAACCTCTTCGCGTACACCGGCGGGACCACGCTCGCCGCGGCCGCCGCCGGAGCGCGGGTGGCTCATGTGGATGCCGCGCGCGGAGTCGTGTCCTGGGCGCGGGAGAATGCCGCTCTGAACGCGCTGGACTCGGCGCCCATCCGTTGGATCGCCGACGATGCGCGGCGGTTCGTCACGCGGGAGGCAAGGCGCGGCCGCCGCTACGACGCCGTCCTTCTCGACCCGCCGACCTTCGGGCGCGGCACGAAAGGCGAATCGTGGAAGATCGAGCGCGACCTCCCCGGGCTGCTGGAGGCGTGCGCGTCGCTTCTTTCCGGCCCGCAGTCGCTCCTTCTCCTGACCGCGCATACCACCGGATGGCGCGCGGGGCGGCTCTCGCGATCGCTTCGCGACGCCTTTTCCAGGCTGCCGATCCGCGTGGAATCGGGGACAATGGAGCTGGCCGCAGTGAGTGGTGCGCGACTTCCCGCGGGGTGCTGGGCGATCGCGCGCCCGGGAGGGTGA